A section of the Mastomys coucha isolate ucsf_1 unplaced genomic scaffold, UCSF_Mcou_1 pScaffold15, whole genome shotgun sequence genome encodes:
- the LOC116091675 gene encoding repetitive proline-rich cell wall protein 2-like: protein MQNAPMQSTPTQSAPMQSTPTQSAPMQSTPMQSAPMQNAPTQSSPRQSTPTQSAPMQNVPTQSALMQSAPTQSAPMQNAPTQSAPMQSTPTQSAPMQNAPTQSALMQSTLTQSAPMQSTPIQSAPMQNAPTQSAPIQSTPTQSAPMQNAPTQSAPIQSTPTQSAPMQSAPTQSAPMQNAPTQSALMQSAPTQNAPMQNAPTQSALMQNAPIQNTPMQGAPTHSALMQSAPMQNLCFCKVKNDAHMEAILRNSDICPLQNFTAGLIPSIVVLYVAQRCQSL from the coding sequence ATGCAAAATGCTCCCATGCAGAGTACTCCCACTCAAAGTGCTCCCATGCAGAGTACACCCACTCAGAGTGCTCCCATGCAGAGTACCCCCATGCAGAGTGCTCCCATGCAGAATGCCCCCACTCAGAGTTCTCCCAGGCAGAGTACCCCCACTCAGAGTGCTCCAATGCAGAATGTCCCCACTCAGAGTGCTCTCATGCAGAGTGCTCCCACTCAGAGTGCTCCAATGCAGAATGCCCCCACTCAGAGTGCCCCCATGCAAAGTACACCCACTCAGAGTGCTCCAATGCAGAATGCCCCCACTCAGAGTGCTCTCATGCAGAGTACACTCACTCAGAGTGCTCCCATGCAGAGTACCCCCATTCAGAGTGCTCCCATGCAGAATGCCCCCACTCAGAGTGCTCCCATACAGAGTACCCCCACTCAGAGTGCTCCAATGCAGAATGCCCCCACTCAGAGTGCTCCCATACAGAGTACCCCCACTCAGAGTGCTCCAATGCAGAGTGCTCCCACTCAGAGTGCTCCAATGCAGAATGCCCCCACTCAGAGTGCTCTCATGCAGAGTGCTCCCACTCAGAATGCTCCAATGCAGAATGCCCCCACTCAGAGTGCTCTCATGCAGAATGCCCCCATTCAGAATACTCCCATGCAGGGTGCTCCCACTCATAGTGCTCTCATGCAAAGTGCTCCCATGCAGAATCTGTGTTTCTGTAAAGTGAAAAATGATGCACACATGGAAGCCATTTTGAGGAACAGTGATATTTGTCCACTTCAAAATTTTACTGCAGGACTTATACCCTCCATTGTGGTCCTTTATGTCGCTCAAAGGTGCCAAAGTCTCTAA